Proteins found in one Erythrobacter sp. KY5 genomic segment:
- a CDS encoding NAD(P)-dependent oxidoreductase: protein MTASKRIAFLGLGVMGGPMWGHLVRAGHEATGYNRGFAKAEEWSDRLGDEGLHAPVESDAATAVKDKDVVLACLGNDDDVASVLFGASGVLAAMKRGATFVDHTTVSPGLARRIADECDRMGLHAVDAPVSGGQAGAENGKLSIMCGGSDEAMALAEPVMQAYAARIVHIGGAGAGQTAKAINQVCIAGVLAGLSEGVRLAQATGVDTGKVLEAISGGAAQSWQMENRWPTMVKDEFDFGFAIDWMRKDLAIALEEAAKHEFDLPVTTLVDQFYSEVQAAGGNRLDTSALVTRYPKSSDTK, encoded by the coding sequence ATGACTGCTTCCAAGAGGATCGCATTTCTCGGACTCGGCGTGATGGGTGGCCCTATGTGGGGCCATCTCGTCCGCGCTGGCCACGAGGCAACCGGCTACAATCGCGGTTTTGCTAAAGCGGAGGAATGGAGCGATCGCCTGGGTGACGAAGGCTTGCATGCCCCCGTCGAAAGCGACGCAGCCACCGCGGTGAAAGACAAGGACGTGGTCCTCGCATGTCTGGGCAACGACGACGATGTCGCATCGGTGTTGTTCGGCGCAAGCGGTGTGCTCGCGGCGATGAAGCGCGGGGCAACCTTTGTCGATCACACGACCGTCTCGCCGGGTCTGGCTCGTCGCATCGCGGATGAGTGTGACCGGATGGGTCTTCATGCCGTCGATGCGCCTGTCTCGGGCGGACAAGCGGGGGCGGAGAACGGCAAACTCTCGATCATGTGCGGCGGCTCTGACGAGGCGATGGCTTTGGCAGAGCCTGTCATGCAGGCTTATGCCGCGCGCATCGTGCATATTGGCGGGGCTGGTGCGGGCCAGACTGCGAAAGCTATCAACCAAGTATGTATTGCTGGCGTTCTCGCAGGCCTTTCCGAAGGCGTCCGGCTGGCGCAGGCGACCGGCGTTGATACCGGCAAAGTGCTCGAAGCCATCAGCGGCGGGGCAGCGCAAAGCTGGCAGATGGAAAACCGGTGGCCGACCATGGTCAAGGACGAATTCGATTTCGGTTTCGCCATCGACTGGATGCGCAAGGATCTGGCGATTGCGCTCGAAGAAGCGGCAAAGCACGAATTCGACCTGCCGGTCACGACGCTCGTCGATCAATTCTATTCCGAAGTGCAAGCCGCCGGTGGCAATCGGCTCGACACCAGCGCTCTGGTCACTCGCTATCCCAAATCTTCCGATACGAAATGA
- a CDS encoding threonine ammonia-lyase: protein MNAPDKSIKATATPADLTLDDVRAAAARIEGSVVKTPMMHSITLSEITGADVWLKFENLQFTAAYKERGALNALLLLTDEQRERGVIAASAGNHSQGLSYHGTRLGVPVTIVMPKTTPTVKVMQTESVGGNVVLHGETFDEAYGYARQLEKERGLTFVHPFDDPNVAAGAGTTALEMLEIKQDFDCFVTPIGGGGLISGMATVAKAINPDIEIVGVQAGLFPSMFDRFKGESHDCGGDTLAEGIAVKNPGEFTSQVIKERVDDILLVDEPSLEKAVSLLLQIEKTVVEGAGAAGLAAVLENPERFAGKTVGLVLCGGNIDTRLLANVLLRDLARQGRLARLRVTLQDRPGALFKVMRLFDEHNVNIIEIYHQRIFTTLPAKGLITDIECEARDASQVERLVSSLRDTGYQVQVVELN from the coding sequence ATGAACGCACCAGATAAAAGCATCAAAGCCACGGCCACACCGGCCGACCTCACTCTCGACGATGTGCGCGCGGCGGCTGCGCGCATTGAAGGTTCGGTAGTGAAGACGCCGATGATGCACTCCATCACGCTTTCGGAAATTACCGGGGCGGATGTCTGGCTGAAGTTCGAAAACCTGCAATTCACCGCGGCATATAAAGAACGCGGCGCTCTCAATGCGCTGTTGCTACTGACTGACGAACAGCGCGAGCGCGGTGTGATCGCGGCCTCCGCGGGCAATCATTCGCAGGGGCTTTCCTATCATGGCACCCGGCTCGGCGTTCCTGTCACCATCGTCATGCCCAAGACCACGCCGACCGTGAAGGTCATGCAGACCGAAAGCGTGGGTGGCAATGTGGTGCTGCACGGCGAAACTTTCGACGAAGCCTATGGCTATGCGCGCCAGCTCGAAAAGGAGCGCGGGCTCACTTTCGTTCATCCCTTCGATGATCCCAATGTTGCAGCGGGCGCCGGAACGACCGCGCTAGAGATGCTGGAAATCAAGCAGGATTTCGATTGCTTCGTCACCCCCATCGGCGGCGGCGGCCTGATCTCGGGCATGGCGACGGTGGCCAAGGCGATCAATCCCGATATCGAGATTGTTGGCGTTCAGGCTGGACTGTTTCCAAGCATGTTCGACCGCTTCAAGGGCGAAAGCCACGATTGCGGCGGCGACACGCTGGCGGAAGGGATCGCGGTCAAGAACCCGGGTGAATTTACCTCGCAGGTGATCAAGGAACGGGTCGACGACATTCTGCTCGTTGACGAACCGAGCCTTGAAAAGGCGGTCTCGCTTCTCCTCCAGATCGAAAAGACGGTGGTCGAGGGGGCTGGCGCTGCTGGCCTCGCAGCGGTGCTGGAAAATCCTGAGCGCTTTGCCGGAAAGACCGTTGGTCTCGTCCTTTGCGGCGGGAACATCGACACGCGCCTGCTTGCGAATGTGCTGCTGCGCGATCTTGCACGTCAGGGACGCCTCGCGCGTTTGCGTGTGACCTTGCAGGATCGCCCCGGCGCGCTCTTCAAGGTCATGCGTCTGTTCGACGAGCACAATGTCAATATCATCGAGATATACCATCAGCGCATCTTCACCACGCTCCCGGCCAAGGGGCTCATCACCGATATCGAATGCGAGGCGCGCGATGCCAGTCAGGTCGAGAGGCTGGTCTCCTCGCTGCGTGACACGGGGTACCAAGTGCAGGTGGTCGAGCTGAATTAG